The DNA region GCCTCGTCGTCTACGCCTTCTGCCGCTGACGCGTCTCTAGGCGACTGCGTGCAGCTCGAACCGGAGGCCGAGCGCGTTCGTCACCTTGAGGATCGTCGACCAGGTCGGGTTGCCATCAGCGGAGAGCGCCTTATAGAGACCATCGCGGCTCATTCCGACCCGACGAGCGAGCTCGCTCATGTTCTGCGACCTGGCGATCACGCCGAGGGCACGAGGCACTGCAGTCGGGTCCTCCGCCGAGTCCTCGAGGGCGATCTCGAGATATGCGGCGATGTCATC from Nocardioides luteus includes:
- a CDS encoding addiction module antidote protein, with the translated sequence MANEKYQRFDAADYVNGLDDIAAYLEIALEDSAEDPTAVPRALGVIARSQNMSELARRVGMSRDGLYKALSADGNPTWSTILKVTNALGLRFELHAVA